One stretch of Oscillospiraceae bacterium DNA includes these proteins:
- a CDS encoding DUF378 domain-containing protein translates to MVIDRIALIIMIIGGLNWGSVGLFNTDLVALTFGSGSVVARIIYSLVGIAALWCISLLFRERSAVTEGRMEAQARSTKD, encoded by the coding sequence ATGGTCATTGATAGAATCGCTTTGATAATCATGATAATCGGAGGGCTGAACTGGGGCAGTGTCGGATTGTTCAACACCGATCTGGTCGCGCTCACCTTCGGCAGCGGCAGTGTTGTCGCCCGAATCATCTATTCACTAGTCGGCATTGCGGCACTTTGGTGTATCTCTCTGTTGTTCAGGGAACGCAGCGCCGTCACCGAGGGACGCATGGAAGCGCAGGCCCGCAGCACCAAGGATTAA
- a CDS encoding LiaF-related protein, with amino-acid sequence MRGKLKRVLWGVALILCGIAYALTVVGVLPAAAGGWWAFFIIIPCLIWLITDGIRSGALFGLAAGIMLFLWKSGYVAEDILGKLILPVIIVIIGLMVLVKTIHRHRFCVKIDRDYDNDDSAIFSERKSSFDGKKFTGGSYSAVFGSFELDLRNAIIESDATISVNTAFGSAKIFLPNNVNVKMSGDNVFGGAKNQHTDSGLASAPTVFINADSAFGSLTVY; translated from the coding sequence ATGAGAGGTAAATTGAAACGGGTTCTGTGGGGCGTGGCGTTGATTTTGTGCGGCATCGCTTACGCGCTGACTGTGGTTGGCGTACTCCCGGCGGCAGCGGGCGGCTGGTGGGCATTTTTCATCATCATCCCCTGTCTGATTTGGCTGATTACCGACGGCATTCGCAGCGGCGCTTTGTTCGGGCTTGCGGCCGGTATCATGTTGTTTTTATGGAAATCTGGTTATGTGGCGGAAGATATACTCGGAAAATTGATTTTGCCGGTTATCATCGTTATCATTGGCCTGATGGTACTGGTAAAAACCATACACAGGCATCGGTTTTGTGTGAAAATCGACCGGGATTATGACAATGACGATTCGGCAATTTTCAGCGAGCGCAAGAGTTCCTTTGACGGAAAAAAATTCACCGGCGGCAGTTATTCCGCGGTATTCGGCAGTTTTGAACTCGACTTGCGCAATGCCATCATTGAAAGTGATGCGACCATCAGCGTCAATACTGCGTTCGGCAGCGCAAAGATTTTTCTTCCGAACAATGTCAACGTCAAAATGAGCGGTGACAATGTGTTTGGCGGTGCCAAAAATCAACACACCGACAGCGGATTGGCAAGTGCGCCGACCGTATTTATCAACGCCGACAGCGCGTTCGGTTCGCTGACGGTGTATTGA
- a CDS encoding Stp1/IreP family PP2C-type Ser/Thr phosphatase, with product MQIVGKTDVGRERSQNEDCFDFSVLGDEFGWAVVCDGMGGAAGGERASRLAAETVMNELTRQHKKNAGDTDLRRAMNMALKKANTVVWKAAHRDSAYDGMGTTLVMAAMNKRVLHISAVGDSRIYSFRSGVLNQLTRDHSLVQDMVELGYITKEQARTHPERNIITRAIGISEKIEEDYRFVTLRPGDTILLCTDGLSGFVTDEEIASIMLKYRFENICERLIECANAHGGGDNITAVIMRSEA from the coding sequence ATGCAGATCGTGGGAAAAACCGACGTCGGCCGTGAGCGTTCTCAAAACGAGGACTGTTTTGATTTTTCCGTACTCGGTGACGAGTTTGGCTGGGCCGTGGTCTGCGACGGCATGGGTGGTGCCGCCGGAGGCGAACGTGCCAGCCGTCTGGCCGCCGAAACGGTGATGAACGAACTGACAAGGCAGCATAAAAAGAACGCGGGCGATACCGATTTGCGCAGGGCAATGAACATGGCGCTGAAAAAAGCCAACACCGTAGTTTGGAAGGCGGCACACCGCGATTCGGCCTACGACGGCATGGGTACGACACTGGTGATGGCGGCGATGAACAAACGGGTACTGCACATCTCAGCGGTCGGTGACAGCCGCATTTATTCATTTCGCAGCGGCGTTTTGAACCAGCTGACGCGAGATCACTCCCTGGTACAAGACATGGTGGAGCTCGGGTATATCACGAAAGAACAGGCACGCACACACCCCGAGCGAAATATTATCACCCGCGCAATCGGCATCAGCGAGAAAATCGAGGAAGATTACCGGTTTGTCACGCTCCGGCCGGGAGATACGATTTTATTATGTACGGACGGACTCAGCGGATTTGTCACAGATGAAGAGATCGCGTCAATAATGCTGAAGTACCGTTTTGAGAATATCTGTGAGCGGCTGATCGAGTGCGCGAACGCACACGGCGGCGGCGACAACATCACGGCGGTTATCATGAGATCGGAGGCATAA
- the groL gene encoding chaperonin GroEL (60 kDa chaperone family; promotes refolding of misfolded polypeptides especially under stressful conditions; forms two stacked rings of heptamers to form a barrel-shaped 14mer; ends can be capped by GroES; misfolded proteins enter the barrel where they are refolded when GroES binds) codes for MAKIILYGEDARKSLQAGVDHLSNTVKITLGPKGRNVVLDKKFGAPLITNDGVTIAKEIELEDAFENMGAQLIREVATKTNDAAGDGTTTATLLAQAIVREGMKNVAAGANPMVIKKGLAKAVDVAVDEIKKNSRTVSGSQDIARVATVSSGDEFIGNMIAEAMSKVSANGVITIEESKTAETLCDVVDGMQFDRGYISPYMATDSEKMEAVIDDPYILITDRKISNIQDVLPLLEQIVQAGKKLVIIAEDVEGEALATILVNKLRGTFTCVAIKAPGFGDRRKEMLRDIATLTGGQVISEELGMELKEATIQMLGRARQVKSGKENTIIVDGMGDTNEIKARIDQIKTQIETTTSDFDREKLQERLAKLSGGVAVIKVGAATEVEMKEKKLRMEDALSATKAAVEEGIVAGGGVALLNAASAVDKLIAQVDGDEKTGVKIILKALEEPIRQIAANAGLEGSVIINKIKSSRKAGYGFDAYKETYCDMIESGIVDPTKVTRSALQNAASVASMILTTESLVADKKEPTPPPAPMGNPGMDMY; via the coding sequence ATGGCAAAAATTATTTTATATGGCGAGGACGCCAGAAAGTCCCTGCAGGCGGGCGTTGACCACCTGTCGAACACCGTCAAAATCACACTCGGCCCCAAGGGCAGAAACGTCGTTCTGGACAAGAAATTCGGTGCACCTTTAATCACCAATGACGGCGTTACGATCGCCAAGGAGATTGAACTCGAGGACGCTTTTGAGAATATGGGCGCCCAGCTGATCCGCGAAGTCGCCACCAAGACCAACGACGCGGCCGGCGACGGCACAACCACCGCGACCCTGCTGGCACAAGCCATCGTGCGCGAAGGTATGAAGAACGTGGCCGCAGGCGCGAACCCGATGGTCATCAAAAAGGGGCTTGCAAAAGCAGTCGATGTGGCAGTTGATGAAATCAAAAAGAATTCCCGCACCGTCAGCGGCAGCCAGGACATCGCACGTGTCGCGACCGTCTCTTCCGGCGACGAATTTATCGGAAACATGATCGCAGAGGCCATGAGCAAGGTCAGCGCCAACGGCGTTATCACCATCGAAGAATCCAAAACCGCAGAGACCCTGTGCGACGTCGTCGACGGTATGCAGTTTGATCGCGGTTATATCTCTCCGTACATGGCAACCGATTCCGAGAAGATGGAAGCCGTCATTGACGATCCCTACATTCTCATTACCGATCGCAAGATCAGCAATATTCAGGACGTTCTGCCGTTGCTCGAGCAAATCGTTCAGGCCGGCAAGAAATTGGTCATTATCGCCGAGGACGTCGAGGGCGAAGCCCTTGCCACCATCCTCGTCAATAAACTGCGCGGTACCTTCACCTGCGTCGCCATCAAAGCACCGGGCTTCGGCGACCGCCGCAAGGAAATGCTCCGTGACATCGCGACCCTGACCGGTGGTCAGGTGATTTCCGAAGAACTGGGCATGGAACTCAAAGAGGCCACCATTCAGATGCTCGGAAGAGCGCGTCAGGTCAAGTCCGGCAAAGAGAACACCATCATTGTCGACGGTATGGGCGACACCAACGAGATCAAAGCCCGCATCGACCAGATCAAGACTCAGATAGAGACCACCACTTCTGATTTCGACCGCGAGAAGCTGCAGGAACGCCTTGCCAAACTCTCCGGCGGCGTCGCCGTCATCAAGGTCGGCGCGGCTACCGAAGTCGAAATGAAAGAAAAGAAACTGCGCATGGAAGATGCACTCTCCGCAACCAAAGCGGCCGTTGAAGAGGGTATCGTCGCGGGCGGCGGCGTCGCACTGCTGAACGCTGCATCTGCTGTCGATAAGTTGATCGCACAGGTCGACGGTGACGAAAAGACAGGCGTTAAGATTATTCTCAAAGCGCTTGAAGAACCGATTCGCCAGATCGCTGCAAACGCCGGTCTCGAGGGTTCGGTCATCATCAATAAGATCAAGAGCAGCCGCAAAGCCGGTTACGGCTTCGATGCCTACAAAGAGACCTACTGCGATATGATCGAATCCGGTATCGTCGACCCGACCAAGGTCACCCGTTCCGCATTGCAGAATGCCGCGTCGGTCGCATCCATGATTCTCACGACCGAATCGCTGGTCGCCGATAAGAAAGAACCAACTCCTCCGCCGGCGCCGATGGGCAATCCGGGCATGGATATGTATTGA
- a CDS encoding biotin/lipoyl-binding protein — MKKFFASVLSLILVCGLISGCSQNGPSGGLVAPSSADGLTHDYVTVLSTRGDIKKVLKSTSPSTFRSTDAATAYFTVSGTIATVNVVWGTTVKAGDIIATLVEAADYKVEVAKAKQALDIAEINLNQAKTNAEGGGEVALAQLKWQQAQNEFEASGSDNEQLRLNTEILKATYENLASTAKNTYSDLQLNYDTLKIQYDQAQAKYEACFLKAPISGEITWIGQRISEGYTVSAFSQVATIENDSGFAHVYYGSSTDSQYLSVGDVVTVITTKTGVQYQGRILYAPGSIPGDINYNLGGNAESPVYFIRLIGFDYSQASNGNSGGDLNIVLQDHKDTVLVDTYLLKSYTDDDGNTAYYVNILYKDVPIRKNIIIGIKNGDYTEVLSGLEENMDVVYTPS; from the coding sequence GTGAAAAAGTTCTTTGCTTCTGTATTATCACTTATACTTGTATGCGGGTTGATTTCAGGCTGTTCACAGAACGGTCCTTCCGGAGGTCTGGTTGCACCATCCAGTGCCGACGGCTTGACCCACGATTATGTCACCGTTCTGTCTACACGCGGAGACATCAAAAAAGTCCTAAAAAGCACTTCCCCTTCCACTTTCCGTTCAACCGATGCCGCAACCGCCTACTTCACCGTATCGGGGACCATTGCAACGGTTAACGTCGTCTGGGGAACAACCGTCAAAGCCGGAGATATTATTGCGACCCTCGTCGAGGCTGCGGACTACAAAGTAGAAGTTGCAAAAGCCAAGCAAGCGCTTGATATTGCCGAAATAAACCTCAATCAAGCCAAAACGAACGCCGAAGGCGGCGGTGAAGTTGCGCTTGCGCAATTAAAATGGCAGCAGGCACAAAACGAATTTGAAGCCTCCGGCAGCGACAACGAACAACTTCGCCTGAACACGGAAATCCTCAAAGCCACATACGAAAATCTTGCTTCCACAGCAAAGAATACATACAGTGATCTCCAGCTGAACTATGATACCCTCAAAATTCAATATGACCAGGCACAGGCAAAATATGAAGCGTGTTTTCTCAAAGCACCGATCAGCGGCGAAATCACCTGGATCGGTCAGCGAATATCCGAAGGCTACACTGTAAGTGCCTTTAGCCAGGTCGCCACCATTGAAAATGACAGCGGTTTTGCACATGTCTATTATGGATCTTCCACCGACTCTCAATACCTCTCAGTCGGAGATGTCGTCACTGTGATCACAACAAAAACCGGCGTACAATATCAGGGACGCATTCTTTACGCGCCCGGTTCAATACCCGGCGACATTAATTATAATTTGGGCGGTAACGCCGAATCTCCCGTATATTTTATCAGATTGATCGGTTTCGACTATTCTCAAGCGAGCAACGGAAACTCCGGCGGTGATCTCAATATCGTTTTACAAGATCACAAAGACACGGTTCTGGTTGACACTTATTTACTCAAATCCTACACGGATGACGACGGAAACACCGCTTATTACGTCAATATTCTTTACAAAGACGTTCCGATTCGAAAAAACATTATAATCGGCATTAAGAATGGCGATTACACCGAAGTGCTCTCCGGATTGGAAGAAAATATGGATGTCGTTTATACCCCGTCGTAA
- a CDS encoding ACT domain-containing protein, protein MKAVITVLGKDTVGILAKISAQCAANSINVTDVNQTIMDDMFAMLMLVDMAKSKIKLADFAAALKAEGERMGLVIYVISEEVFDTMHHI, encoded by the coding sequence ATGAAGGCAGTTATTACCGTTTTGGGAAAAGATACGGTTGGAATATTGGCCAAAATTTCCGCACAATGCGCCGCAAACAGCATAAACGTCACCGACGTGAACCAGACAATCATGGACGACATGTTTGCGATGCTGATGTTGGTGGATATGGCCAAATCAAAAATTAAACTTGCGGATTTTGCCGCGGCACTCAAGGCCGAGGGCGAACGGATGGGGCTTGTGATCTATGTGATTTCGGAAGAGGTCTTCGACACAATGCACCATATTTAA
- the pknB gene encoding Stk1 family PASTA domain-containing Ser/Thr kinase, with product MGQFERYLGKKLDGRYELREIIGIGGMAVVYSAFDLEQNRKVAVKLLKEEYLANDEFRRRFKTESKAISVLSHPNIVKVYDVCLGDRLQYIVMELVEGITLKEFIELQKILSWKDSILFVSQILSALVHAHENGIVHRDIKPQNILLTSSGTIKVTDFGIAQFMRQNAADAGRTIGSVHYMSPEQARGDKVDARADLYAVGILLYEMLTGRLPFDSENPAQVAVMQMNAAMIAPRKLNPDIPVGLEEIIAKAMRKNPAERYQSAAEMLAALEKFKHNPGIVFAYKYTPAIQKPASAPVQKPVKAAKPVKEGKLRRIKSRWLGILFGITLSVMLGTGLFVFSAVLLKTTLLTPAGAEVDLPNFVGQNYYDIISNENYAKFNIEYDDSSQYNDQYAKDVIYEQTPTPPKKVIEGSTITVKVSKGPNLVTISDFSGREKTAVISSLEALGLFPKVVEKFSTETAPGYVLSTDPAVGTEVQLGTTVTVYVAINTESKAVLIPESIKNLTLNEAKRILIEKGLQVGTVTYAASAMEKDLVMETTPNTGEYVALGTVVDIVVSDGSYYFDETQTMDVMLTNLPQRSFAYLVEVYYKTDEPPIASIVISPGSTTVVFTVEIADGTQLFKVNANGQLLREILVDFDMLDYQIYGVDYAVDLSPGYLSTNSEENQ from the coding sequence TTGGGACAGTTTGAGAGATATCTCGGCAAGAAGCTGGACGGCAGATACGAACTGCGCGAGATTATCGGGATTGGCGGGATGGCAGTGGTTTATTCCGCTTTTGACCTCGAGCAGAACCGCAAAGTGGCGGTAAAGCTGCTTAAAGAGGAATATCTGGCCAACGACGAATTCCGCCGCCGGTTTAAGACCGAATCCAAGGCGATTTCGGTGCTTTCGCATCCCAATATCGTCAAGGTTTATGACGTCTGTCTCGGCGACCGGCTGCAGTATATCGTCATGGAACTGGTCGAAGGTATCACATTGAAGGAATTTATCGAGTTACAGAAAATTTTATCCTGGAAGGACAGTATATTATTTGTCTCGCAGATTTTGTCCGCATTGGTGCATGCCCATGAAAACGGCATTGTGCATCGTGATATCAAACCCCAGAACATATTGCTGACCTCGAGCGGCACGATTAAGGTGACCGACTTCGGCATCGCGCAGTTTATGCGCCAGAACGCCGCCGACGCCGGACGCACGATCGGCTCGGTACACTACATGAGTCCCGAACAGGCCAGAGGAGACAAAGTCGATGCCCGCGCGGATTTGTATGCGGTGGGCATATTGCTGTATGAGATGCTGACCGGCCGGCTGCCGTTTGACTCTGAGAATCCGGCTCAGGTGGCCGTGATGCAGATGAATGCCGCTATGATTGCACCGCGCAAGCTCAATCCGGATATCCCGGTGGGGTTGGAAGAGATCATCGCCAAGGCAATGCGCAAAAATCCTGCCGAACGCTATCAATCGGCAGCTGAGATGCTGGCGGCGTTGGAGAAATTCAAGCACAATCCCGGGATTGTCTTTGCTTATAAATATACCCCGGCTATTCAGAAACCCGCATCGGCACCGGTGCAAAAACCTGTCAAAGCAGCGAAGCCCGTCAAAGAAGGAAAGCTCCGGCGCATCAAAAGCCGCTGGCTCGGAATTTTATTCGGCATCACGCTTTCGGTCATGCTGGGAACCGGATTGTTTGTGTTCAGCGCGGTATTGCTGAAGACAACTCTGTTGACGCCGGCGGGCGCTGAGGTCGACCTCCCGAATTTTGTGGGTCAGAATTATTATGACATCATTTCCAATGAGAATTATGCCAAATTCAACATCGAATATGATGATTCCTCGCAATATAACGATCAGTATGCCAAAGACGTTATTTATGAGCAGACCCCGACACCGCCGAAAAAGGTGATCGAGGGTAGCACGATCACCGTCAAGGTCAGCAAGGGACCGAATTTGGTCACGATCTCCGATTTCTCGGGACGTGAGAAGACGGCAGTCATCAGTTCTCTTGAAGCACTCGGCCTGTTCCCGAAAGTGGTTGAAAAATTTTCGACCGAGACTGCACCCGGCTATGTGCTTTCGACCGATCCTGCAGTGGGCACAGAGGTGCAGCTCGGTACGACCGTCACAGTTTATGTCGCGATTAACACCGAGAGCAAAGCGGTCTTAATTCCGGAATCAATCAAAAACCTCACGCTTAATGAGGCCAAACGGATTTTGATTGAAAAGGGTCTTCAGGTGGGTACGGTGACCTATGCGGCCAGCGCAATGGAAAAAGACCTTGTTATGGAGACGACGCCCAACACAGGCGAATATGTGGCCCTCGGAACCGTTGTTGATATCGTCGTTTCGGACGGTTCGTATTATTTCGACGAAACTCAGACGATGGACGTCATGCTGACCAATCTGCCGCAACGCAGTTTTGCCTATCTGGTTGAGGTCTATTATAAAACCGATGAACCGCCGATTGCCTCCATTGTAATTTCTCCCGGCAGCACGACCGTCGTATTCACGGTCGAGATCGCCGACGGCACGCAGCTTTTTAAAGTCAATGCCAACGGTCAATTATTACGTGAGATCTTGGTGGATTTCGATATGCTTGACTATCAGATATACGGCGTGGATTATGCGGTGGATTTATCCCCCGGTTATCTATCAACCAACTCGGAGGAAAACCAATGA
- a CDS encoding PFL family protein produces MNKRDIHDILETVGMIKDQNLDIRTVTMGISLLDCIRGDSKATCAAVYDKITKKAGRLKEICAGISAEYGIPIINKRISVTPAAMLCATADPFELALTLDKAAEATDVDFLGGFSALVQKGFSGGDLPLIEAIPQVLSETKKLCSSINVASTRAGINMDAVAMMGEIVKKTAEATKDRDCIGCAKLVVFANAVEDNPFMAGAFHGTGEPECAINVGVSGPGVVAAALREAGDCDLSQAANIIKKTAFKITRMGQLVAELAADRLGVEFGIIDLSLAPTPAVGDSVAEILEIIGLESAGCCGTTAALALLNDAVKKGGIMASSHVGGLSGAFIPVSEDAGMIAAARRGSLRIEKLEAMTAVCSVGLDMIAVPGDTSKAVISALIADEASIGVVNSKTTAVRVIPAIGKKVGDEVSFGGLLGSAPVMEISTWSPEKMIQRGGRIPAVLQALRN; encoded by the coding sequence ATGAACAAACGCGATATACACGACATCCTTGAGACCGTGGGGATGATTAAAGATCAAAATCTCGACATCCGCACCGTCACGATGGGGATTTCGCTGCTGGACTGCATCCGCGGCGACAGCAAAGCCACCTGTGCGGCGGTCTACGATAAAATCACAAAAAAAGCGGGACGGCTGAAAGAGATCTGCGCGGGTATCAGCGCTGAATACGGCATTCCAATCATCAACAAACGTATTTCGGTCACGCCTGCCGCAATGCTGTGTGCGACCGCTGATCCTTTTGAACTGGCGCTTACACTCGACAAAGCCGCAGAAGCCACCGATGTGGACTTTCTGGGCGGCTTTTCGGCGTTGGTGCAGAAGGGTTTTTCCGGCGGCGATCTGCCGTTGATTGAGGCGATTCCGCAGGTGCTTTCCGAAACCAAAAAACTCTGTTCCAGCATCAACGTGGCTTCGACACGGGCAGGTATCAACATGGATGCGGTGGCGATGATGGGCGAAATCGTCAAGAAAACCGCTGAAGCGACCAAAGACCGTGACTGCATCGGCTGCGCAAAACTCGTCGTGTTCGCCAATGCGGTTGAAGATAATCCCTTTATGGCCGGCGCATTTCACGGCACCGGAGAACCGGAGTGCGCCATCAACGTGGGCGTCTCGGGGCCGGGTGTTGTGGCGGCGGCTCTGCGCGAAGCGGGCGACTGCGATCTGTCGCAGGCGGCGAATATCATCAAGAAAACGGCTTTCAAGATTACCCGCATGGGTCAGCTTGTGGCCGAACTGGCGGCGGACCGACTCGGCGTCGAATTCGGCATTATTGATCTCTCATTGGCACCGACACCTGCCGTGGGTGATTCGGTGGCAGAGATTTTGGAAATAATAGGCCTGGAGAGCGCCGGCTGCTGCGGTACGACGGCGGCGTTGGCACTGCTGAACGACGCGGTCAAAAAAGGCGGCATCATGGCCAGTTCGCACGTCGGCGGGTTGTCAGGCGCGTTTATTCCGGTCAGTGAAGATGCGGGTATGATCGCGGCGGCAAGGCGCGGCAGTCTGCGGATTGAAAAGTTGGAGGCCATGACGGCGGTCTGTTCGGTGGGTCTCGATATGATTGCAGTGCCGGGCGATACGAGCAAGGCGGTGATCTCGGCGCTAATAGCCGATGAGGCCAGCATCGGGGTCGTCAATTCCAAGACCACGGCGGTGCGTGTGATTCCGGCCATCGGGAAAAAGGTCGGGGATGAGGTCAGTTTCGGCGGACTGCTCGGCAGCGCGCCGGTGATGGAGATCAGCACCTGGTCACCCGAAAAAATGATTCAGCGCGGCGGACGGATCCCCGCGGTATTACAGGCATTGAGGAATTAG
- the rsgA gene encoding ribosome small subunit-dependent GTPase A, whose amino-acid sequence MTEGLVLKCIGGLYSVLCGDKIVDCRARGIFRKDNFAPTAGDRVLIDEEGAAPVLAKVLPRKNLMLRPFVANVDRMLAVASIKEPNFNVGLLDKMLAIAVAKKIDCAVVITKDDLASAERYVKLYTDAGYPCVALCGKDADQAKELKKLLVPGVNLLSGNSGVGKTTLLNSFAGMTRKTGEISKALNRGKHTTREAELFEIESGVFICDTPGFSAMNLETLTPDISPEALADCFLEFSSQKDRCRFADCRHINEPGCAVREAVESEEIAKSRYESYKLLYEEVSSIKKY is encoded by the coding sequence ATGACCGAAGGGCTCGTGCTCAAATGCATCGGTGGGCTTTACAGCGTGCTTTGCGGCGATAAGATCGTGGATTGCAGGGCGCGCGGGATTTTTCGAAAGGACAATTTTGCGCCGACCGCAGGGGATCGCGTGCTGATCGATGAAGAAGGAGCAGCACCGGTATTGGCGAAAGTGCTGCCGCGCAAAAATCTGATGCTGCGGCCGTTTGTGGCCAATGTAGACAGGATGTTGGCAGTAGCCTCGATTAAGGAACCGAATTTCAACGTCGGATTGCTGGATAAAATGCTGGCGATTGCCGTGGCAAAGAAGATAGACTGCGCGGTCGTGATCACCAAGGACGACCTCGCGTCGGCGGAACGTTATGTTAAACTTTACACGGATGCCGGATATCCCTGTGTGGCGCTGTGCGGGAAAGACGCCGACCAGGCGAAAGAATTGAAAAAGCTGTTGGTTCCGGGCGTCAATCTGCTCTCGGGCAACTCCGGCGTCGGAAAAACCACGCTCCTCAATTCGTTTGCGGGAATGACCCGCAAGACCGGTGAGATCAGCAAGGCGCTCAACCGCGGCAAGCACACCACTCGCGAGGCGGAACTTTTTGAGATTGAATCGGGTGTTTTCATCTGCGATACCCCCGGATTTTCGGCAATGAATCTCGAGACACTGACACCGGATATCAGCCCCGAAGCGTTGGCGGATTGCTTTTTGGAGTTTTCCTCCCAAAAAGACCGCTGCCGGTTTGCCGACTGCAGGCATATCAACGAACCGGGATGCGCAGTGCGTGAAGCCGTCGAAAGCGAAGAGATTGCAAAAAGCCGTTATGAAAGTTATAAGCTCTTATATGAAGAGGTTTCTTCAATTAAAAAGTATTGA
- the rlmN gene encoding 23S rRNA (adenine(2503)-C(2))-methyltransferase RlmN, with product MVLIMRQGLTSIPIQAVRDWVKDRGLPSYRADQILKWAYGGAETFDDMTNLPQSLRDSLKTDFALQEVTTDRVLLSEDGTKKFLFAITGGEKVEGVLMKYKYGNSVCISTQAGCRMGCKFCASPPAGFCRNLTAGEMLGQVTEAGKECGGRVDNIVLMGIGEPLDNFENVVIFLKNLSAPDGYQLSLRHVSLSTCGLADKIRELAEHKFGLTLSISLHAPNDAIRDKLMPINKKYQIAQLLSAVDYYTRMTGRRVVFEYALIRGVNDSVENARELAALLRGKLCHINLIACNPVKGTGFFPPSAQTVQKFYKTLEECGASVTIRRTMGADLDASCGQLRRNEQC from the coding sequence ATGGTCCTGATCATGCGGCAGGGGCTTACGAGTATACCGATACAGGCGGTTCGGGACTGGGTGAAAGACCGCGGCCTGCCGTCCTATCGCGCGGACCAGATTTTGAAATGGGCCTACGGCGGCGCGGAGACCTTTGATGATATGACCAATCTTCCGCAGTCGCTGCGCGATTCCCTCAAGACGGATTTTGCCCTGCAGGAGGTCACCACCGACCGGGTTTTATTATCTGAAGACGGCACGAAAAAATTCCTTTTTGCCATCACCGGAGGCGAAAAAGTCGAGGGTGTGCTGATGAAGTATAAGTATGGCAATTCGGTCTGCATTTCCACGCAGGCGGGCTGTCGGATGGGATGCAAATTCTGCGCCTCACCTCCGGCGGGTTTCTGCCGGAACTTGACGGCAGGCGAAATGCTGGGACAGGTCACCGAAGCGGGAAAAGAATGCGGCGGCAGAGTAGACAACATCGTGCTGATGGGTATTGGCGAACCGCTCGACAATTTTGAAAATGTCGTCATTTTTTTAAAGAACCTCTCCGCGCCCGATGGTTATCAACTCAGTTTACGCCATGTTTCATTATCGACTTGCGGCCTTGCGGACAAAATCCGTGAACTTGCCGAACACAAATTCGGCCTGACACTCTCGATTTCGCTGCACGCGCCGAACGACGCCATCCGTGACAAATTGATGCCGATTAATAAAAAGTATCAAATTGCGCAGCTGCTTTCGGCAGTGGATTATTATACTCGAATGACCGGGCGGCGGGTGGTTTTTGAATACGCTTTGATCCGAGGCGTCAATGATTCGGTTGAGAACGCACGGGAACTTGCGGCGCTTTTACGCGGGAAGCTGTGCCACATCAATCTGATTGCCTGCAATCCGGTTAAGGGAACCGGATTTTTCCCGCCTTCGGCACAGACAGTGCAGAAGTTTTATAAAACTCTGGAAGAATGCGGTGCCAGCGTCACAATCCGTCGGACGATGGGCGCCGACCTCGATGCCTCCTGCGGACAGCTGCGCAGGAATGAGCAGTGTTAA
- a CDS encoding co-chaperone GroES gives MKIKPLADRVVLKLVEAEETTKSGIILAGSAKEKPQIAEVIAVGPGGNVDGNEVTMYVKVGDKVITSKYSGTEVKMDGVEYNVVRQSDILAIVE, from the coding sequence ATGAAGATCAAACCGTTAGCTGACAGAGTTGTTTTAAAACTGGTCGAAGCGGAAGAAACCACAAAGAGCGGCATTATTCTGGCCGGCTCCGCAAAGGAAAAGCCCCAGATCGCCGAGGTTATAGCGGTCGGTCCGGGCGGCAATGTCGACGGCAACGAAGTCACGATGTATGTTAAAGTCGGCGACAAAGTCATCACCAGCAAGTACAGCGGTACCGAAGTCAAAATGGACGGCGTGGAGTACAACGTCGTGCGCCAGTCCGATATCCTGGCAATCGTAGAGTAA